In Mycobacterium sp. 050128, one genomic interval encodes:
- a CDS encoding sirohydrochlorin chelatase gives MSLILAAHGTRRPGGVAMIGDLAAQVSRQLGRTVRVAFVDVLGPTPSEVLRTVGGHRAVVVPAFLSRGYHVRADVPAHVAASGHPNVIVTPALGPGGDIARIVADQLMKSGWRPGDSVILGAAGTSDPIACADLHTTATLLSALTGSRVTLGFAAVGDPQITEAVERARADGARRVTIASYLLADGLFQERLRNCGADLVSEPLGTHPRLARLIANRFRRAVPVATRHPVRRYRPGTPTHAMLDL, from the coding sequence ATGAGTCTGATACTTGCCGCGCACGGCACGCGCCGACCGGGCGGTGTCGCGATGATCGGCGATCTGGCGGCACAGGTGAGCAGGCAGCTCGGCCGCACGGTTCGGGTCGCCTTCGTCGACGTGTTGGGACCCACTCCCAGCGAGGTACTTCGCACGGTCGGCGGCCACCGAGCCGTCGTGGTGCCCGCGTTCTTGTCCCGCGGCTACCACGTCCGCGCCGATGTGCCCGCCCATGTTGCGGCCAGCGGACATCCCAATGTCATCGTCACCCCGGCGCTGGGCCCGGGCGGCGATATCGCCCGGATCGTCGCCGACCAGTTGATGAAATCTGGTTGGCGCCCCGGTGATTCGGTGATCCTCGGGGCAGCGGGAACATCGGATCCCATCGCCTGTGCGGACCTGCACACCACCGCGACGCTGTTGTCGGCGCTGACCGGATCACGAGTCACCCTGGGATTCGCCGCCGTCGGCGATCCGCAGATCACCGAGGCTGTCGAGAGGGCACGGGCCGACGGGGCGCGCCGCGTCACGATCGCCTCCTATCTGCTCGCCGACGGGCTCTTCCAGGAAAGGTTGCGTAACTGCGGCGCCGATCTGGTCAGCGAGCCGCTGGGCACTCATCCGCGGCTGGCACGCTTGATCGCCAACCGGTTCCGCCGGGCGGTGCCGGTGGCCACCCGGCATCCGGTACGTCGTTACCGGCCGGGCACGCCGACGCACGCGATGCTTGATCTTTGA